A region of Salvelinus alpinus chromosome 6, SLU_Salpinus.1, whole genome shotgun sequence DNA encodes the following proteins:
- the LOC139578325 gene encoding nuclear factor interleukin-3-regulated protein-like: MEPMSVSPNGSTETVEDGHTASLEGALTPKGLRRKREFIPEEKKDVTYWEKRRKNNEAAKRSREKRRVNDYVLESRLAAMNKENARLNTELLALKLHFGLVSPVGYAAHQNSLLRLHHAHTHSPHSPPPSSPTQPLDKDVYWGRRPSYRDPSTLPNYHHLPPVLTGQLAPGMINPHALPTRRAYPYFLEIPGVVHPANSSSLLLPPLLPSPLLSWPGVSLLRPTPRRGGSDEEGEQQVPAASSSAALPHKLRLKALRAPTVHRDVRDRASPPLPLYVSD, translated from the coding sequence ATGGAGCCCATGTCAGTATCTCCAAATGGGAGCACGGAGACAGTGGAGGATGGTCATACAGCCTCCCTAGAGGGGGCGCTGACACCCAAGGGCCTGAGGCGCAAGAGAGAGTTCATTCCAGAGGAGAAGAAGGACGTCACCTACTGGGAGAAGCGTCGCAAGAACAACGAGGCGGCCAAGCGCtccagggagaagaggagggtaaACGATTATGTGCTGGAGAGCCGCCTGGCGGCCATGAACAAAGAGAACGCCCGGTTGAACACAGAACTGCTGGCCCTCAAACTCCACTTtggcctggtgagccctgtgggcTATGCTGCCCACCAGAACAGCCTGCTACGGCTCCACCATGCCCATACCCACAGCCCTCATTCTCCGCCACCCAGCAGCCCAACCCAGCCCCTGGACAAGGACGTCTACTGGGGTAGGAGGCCCAGCTACAGAGACCCCTCTACTTTGCCAAATTACCACCACCTACCCCCTGTCCTGACTGGACAACTTGCTCCTGGCATGATCAATCCACATGCTCTACCAACTAGAAGGGCCTATCCATACTTCTTAGAAATTCCTGGTGTTGTCCACCCTGCAAACTCATCCTCCCTTCTCCTGCCCCCGCTACTCCCCTCTCCCCTATTGTCCTGGCCGGGCGTTTCCCTCCTGAGGCCCACCCCTAGGAGAGGGGGTTCAGATGAGGAGGGGGAACAGCAGGTCCCAGCAGCCTCCTCCAGTGCTGCATTACCGCACAAGCTGAGGCTGAAGGCCCTCAGAGCTCCTACTGTCCACAGGGATGTCAGAGACAGGGCCTCCCCCCCGCTCCCGCTCTAtgtatctgactga